Proteins from a genomic interval of Lycium ferocissimum isolate CSIRO_LF1 chromosome 2, AGI_CSIRO_Lferr_CH_V1, whole genome shotgun sequence:
- the LOC132039482 gene encoding leucine--tRNA ligase, chloroplastic/mitochondrial, with amino-acid sequence MLTQFHTCTHHHFPPQLPHPPPLRRHTLIPSCHYRRRQLCTPMRFRVFTCTKSSSRSIVSEVVKEFDEQKTNVQVKRAYPFHEIEPKWQGYWEDNKTFRTPDEIDTSKPKFYVLDMFPYPSGAGLHVGHPLGYTATDILARFKRMQGFNVLHPMGWDAFGLPAEQYAIETGTHPKITTLRNISRFTSQLKSLGFSYDWDREISTTEPDYYKWTQWIFLQLLKRGLAYQAEVPVNWCPALGTVLANEEVVDGVSERGGHPVIRKPMRQWMLKITAYADRLLEDLDDLDWPESIKEMQRNWIGRSEGAELDFVVINGNSQEEEKRITVYTTRPDTIFGATYLVLAPEHPLLSSLLSEAQRKHVEEYRELASKKSDLERTELQKEKTGVFTGCYAKNPANGQAVPIWVADYVLGSYGTGAIMAVPAHDTRDFEFAMKYSIPISWVVRPDDGDCGNVERPYSGEGSMINSSCSETGLDINGLPSKEAASRVIQWLEKSGNGKKKVNYKLRDWLFARQRYWGEPIPVIFLDDSGEGIPVSETELPLTLPELDDFTPTGTGEPPLAKADSWVITKDPLSGKPARRETNTMPQWAGSCWYYLRFMDPKNSSALVEKAKEQYWGPVDVYVGGAEHAVLHLLYARFWHKVLYDIGAVSTKEPFKCVINQGIILGEVQYTACKDDEGNLISADSVDEPAEYKQERIPEEKVMKSGDLFVLKDNPNIRLIARAHKMSKSRGNVINPDDVVLEYGADSLRLYEMFMGPLRDSKTWNTSGIEGVHRFLARSWRLVVGSALPTGSYPDGTVTVDEKPSIEQLRSLHRCIDKVTEEIEGTRFNTGISAMMEFINAAYKWDKLPRSIIEAFVLLLSPYAPHMAEELWSRLGHSNSLAYEPFPKADAAYLKESTVVLPVQINGKTRGTIQVEETCTEEEAFRLASLDTKLSKFLDGQSIRKRIYVQGKILNIVIDTQKKAKVAQQ; translated from the exons ATGCTCACCCAATTCCATACTTGCACACACCACCACTTTCCTCCTCAACTCCCCCATCCTCCTCCTCTCCGCCGCCATACACTTATACCCTCCTGTCACTACCGCCGCCGCCAATTATGTACCCCCATGCGCTTCAGAGTTTTCACTTGTACAAAAAGTTCTAGCAGAAGTATAGTGAGTGAGGTTGTAAAAGAATTTGATGAGCAAAAAACTAATGTGCAGGTCAAAAGGGCTTATCCCTTTCATGAAATTGAACCAAAATGGCAAGGCTATTGGGAAGACAATAAGACATTTCGTACCCCTGATGAGATTGATACTTCCAAGCCTAAATTCTATGTTCTTGATATGTTCCCATATCCAAG TGGAGCTGGTTTGCATGTTGGACATCCACTTGGATATACTGCAACAGACATCCTTGCTAGATTTAAACGCATGCAAGGTTTCAATGTATTGCATCCAATGGGATGGGATGCATTTGGTTTACCTGCTGAGCAATACGCTATtgag ACAGGCACGCATCCAAAAATCACAACTTTGAGGAATATTAGTCGTTTCACCTCGCAG CTTAAATCATTAGGCTTCTCTTATGATTGGGATCGTGAAATTTCTACGACCGAACCTGATTACTACAAATGGACTCAGTGGATATTTCTTCAACTTCTGAAGAGAGGGCTAGCTTATCAG GCTGAAGTGCCTGTCAATTGGTGCCCAGCACTTGGCACTGTCTTGGCAAATGAAGAAGTAGTTGATGGTGTAAGTGAAAGAGGGGGGCATCCAGTCATCAGAAAG CCTATGCGGCAGTGGATGTTGAAGATTACTGCTTATGCTGATCGGCTTCTTGAGGATTTAGATGACCTAGACTGGCCTGAAAGTATAAAGGAAATGCAGAGGAATTGGATTGGGAGGTCAGAAGGAGCAGAATTGGATTTTGTCGTCATAAATGGCAACAGTCAGGAAGAGGAGAAAAGAATCACAGTTTATACAACAAGACCGGACACTATTTTTGGTGCAAC ATATTTAGTTCTTGCACCTGAGCATCCCCTTCTGTCATCACTTTTATCTGAAGCACAACGTAAACAT GTAGAGGAGTACAGAGAACTTGCCTCTAAAAAGAGTGACCTTGAGAGGACTGAGcttcaaaaggaaaaaacagGTGTCTTTACTGGGTGTTATGCAAAAAATCCAGCCAATGGACAAGCTGTTCCTATTTGGGTTGCTGATTATGTCTTGGGAAG CTACGGGACAGGAGCAATAATGGCTGTGCCTGCGCATGACACACGTGACTTTGAATTTGCTATGAAGTACAGTATCCCAATTTCTTGGGTTGTAAGACCAGATGATGGCGATTGTGGCAATGTCGAGAGACCATATTCAGGTGAAGGATCTATGATAAATTCATCATGTTCAGAGACAGGGCTTGACATTAATGGTTTGCCTAGCAAAGAAGCTGCTTCAAGAGTCATCCAATGGCTTGAGAAAAGTGGCAACGGGAAGAAAAAG GTAAATTACAAGTTAAGGGACTGGCTTTTTGCTCGGCAACGCTATTGGGGGGAGCCTATTCCCGTTATCTTTTTGGATGACTCCGGAGAAGGTATTCCAGTTTCAGAAACCGAGCTGCCCCTTACCCTTCCTGAGTTGGATGATTTCACTCCCACAGGGACAGGGGAGCCACCTCTTGCCAAAGCAGATTCTTGG GTTATAACCAAAGATCCTTTATCTGGAAAACCTGCTAGGCGAGAAACAAACACCATGCCCCAGTGGGCTGGTTCTTGCTG GTACTATCTAAGATTTATGGACCCGAAGAACTCCAGTGCATTGGTTGAGAAGGCAAAAGAACA GTACTGGGGCCCTGTTGATGTGTACGTTGGTGGTGCTGAGCATGCTGTTCTTCATTTACTGTATGCCAGGTTCTGGCACAAG GTTCTGTATGACATAGGTGCTGTGTCAACAAAGGAACCATTTAAGTGTGTCATAAATCAGGGCATCATCCTTGGTGAA GTTCAATATACAGCATGCAAAGATGATGAAGGGAACTTGATATCAGCAGACTCAGTTGATGAGCCGGCTGAGTATAAGCAAGAAAGAATACCTGAGGAAAAG GTCATGAAATCTGGTGACTTGTTCGTATTGAAAGACAACCCCAACATTCGTTTGATTGCCCGAGCTCACAAGATGAGTAAAAGTAGGGGAAATGTCATCAACCCTGATGATGTTGTTTTGGAGTATGGTGCAGATTCTCTACGCTTATATGAAATGTTTATGGGTCCATTAAG AGACTCGAAAACATGGAATACAAGTGGTATTGAAGGCGTTCACCGTTTCCTAGCAAGATCTTGGAGATTGGTTGTTGGTTCAGCCTTGCCCACTGGTTCATATCCGGATGGAACTGTCACAGTTGATGAGAAACCTTCGATTGAACAACTTCGTTCTTTGCACAGATGCATTGATAAG GTAActgaagaaattgaaggaacTAGGTTCAACACTGGGATTTCTGCAATGATGGAGTTTATTAACGCAGCATATAAG TGGGACAAACTTCCGAGATCAATTATTGAAGCATTTGTTTTGCTGCTCTCACCATATGCACCTCACATGGCAGAGGAGCTCTGGTCTCGTCTGGGACACTCGAATTCCTTGGCATATGAGCCATTCCCTAAG